A genomic stretch from Chaetodon auriga isolate fChaAug3 chromosome 17, fChaAug3.hap1, whole genome shotgun sequence includes:
- the LOC143335259 gene encoding transmembrane protein 54-like: MPGTGMCCASLEDPKTLMKMGLSMVLVGHVNFLLGALVHGVVLRHINLHKQARALEYAISNVVALTSGLVGVVVGILAIVLSKNKRSRGLTWALFTVGLAAALMAAASAIGLFVSVVRAIIHGGRSLLTHCRFPDAIGYSSITNECPFDPTRIYSTTLILWVPLIVTCVIQMVFSARCSAVCVSFLGLPCCPNRKRTRDYGRAINVVRPMEEAAPSHHTEPPRSHNEPPTRYTEPPGSSRQPPRWNTEPPRQQHRAPPAPQRLPPQHRSLPPSERQPLRQPYRERSDGQRQETRIGSQQRATERHQLLERGALERSSFWI, encoded by the exons ATGCCTGGTACAG gaaTGTGTTGTGCCAGCCTGGAGGACCCCAAGACGCTGATGAAGATGGGTCTAAGCATGGTCCTCGTTGGCCATGTGAACTTCCTGTTGGGAGCGCTGGTGCATGGCGTGGTGCTCCGACACATTAACCTCCACAAGCAGGCCCGGGCCCTGGAGTACGCCATCTCCAACGTGGTTGCGCTCACGTCGGGCCTTGTG GGAGTTGTCGTTGGCATTCTGGCTATTGTCCTGTCTAAAAACAAGAGGAGTCGAGGCCTG acGTGGGCGCTCTTCACCGTGGGTCTGGCTGCAGCTCTCATGGCGGCAGCTTCAGCCATCGGACTGTTCGTGTCTGTGGTGAGGGCCATCATTCACGGCGGGCGGAGCCTCCTGACTCACTGCCGCTTCCCCGATGCCATTGGCTACTCCAGCATCACCAACGAGTGTCCTTTTGACCCAACGCGCATCTAT AGTACCACTCTGATCCTCTGGGTGCCTCTGATCGTGACTTGTGTCATCCAGATGGTGTTCTCTGCCCGGTGCTCTGCTGTCTGCGTGTCATTCCTCGGTCTGCCTTGCTGCCCAAACAGGAAGAGAACCAGAGACTACGGCAGAGCT ATCAATGTGGTGAGGCCGATGGAGGAAGCTGCTCCCTCTCACCATACCGAACCTCCACGAAGCCACAATGAACCTCCAACACGCTACACTGAACCTCCAGGAAGCTCCCGCCAACCTCCAAGATGGAATACTGAACCTCCAAGACAGCAGCACCGAGCTCCTCCCGCTCCACAGCGTCTCCCACCTCAGCATCGGAGCCTTCCTCCCTCGGAGAGGCAGCCTCTTCGCCAGCCGTACAGAGAAAGGTCAGACGGACAAAGGCAAGAAACGAGGATTGGCAGCCAGCAAAGGGCAACGGAGCGACACCAACTGCTAGAGAGGGGTGCGCTGGAAAGGTCCAGCTTTTGGATTTAG
- the LOC143335260 gene encoding gap junction beta-3 protein-like has product MDWKFLQGLLSGVNKYSTAFGRIWLSVVFVFRVLIFVVAAERVWSDDQGHFECNTLQPGCKNICYDYYFPVSHIRLWALQLIFVTCPSFMVVLHVAYREERERKYRAKHGEGTHLYDNPGQKHGGLWWTYLLSLFVKTTFEITFLYLLHYIYDSFKLPRKVQCDVKPCPNLVDCYISRPTEKTVFAYFMVGASVVCVVLNICEIFYLIVSRVVNLKHRGSIRTSFKRVHRDMDSDCGKSSLKS; this is encoded by the coding sequence ATGGATTGGAAGTTTCTCCAGGGTCTCCTCAGTGGTGTCAACAAGTACTCCACTGCATTCGGACGTATCTGGCTATCAGTGGTCTTCGTCTTCCGGGTGTTGATCTTCGTGGTGGCTGCAGAGCGGGTCTGGAGCGACGACCAGGGACACTTTGAGTGCAACACCCTCCAGCCGGGTTGCAAAAACATCTGCTATGATTACTACTTTCCCGTCTCCCATATTCGCCTCTGGGCTCTCCAGCTGATCTTCGTCACCTGCCCTTCCTTCATGGTGGTGCTGCACGTGGCCTACAGGGAAGAGCGCGAACGGAAGTACCGAGCCAAGCATGGCGAGGGCACGCACCTGTACGACAACCCAGGTCAAAAGCATGGCGGCCTGTGGTGGACGTACCTGCTGAGCCTCTTCGTCAAGACCACCTTTGAGATCACTTTTCTCTACTTGCTCCACTACATCTATGACAGCTTCAAGCTGCCCAGGAAGGTCCAATGTGATGTTAAGCCCTGTCCTAATTTGGTGGACTGCTACATATCCCGGCCCACTGAGAAGACCGTTTTCGCCTACTTCATGGTGGGGGCATCCGTCGTGTGTGTGGTGCTCAACATCTGTGAGATTTTCTATCTGATTGTTTCCCGGGTGGTGAATCTCAAACATCGAGGCAGCATCCGCACCTCATTTAAAAGGGTCCACCGCGACATGGACTCTGACTGCGGGAAGTCATCTCTTAAGTCATAG
- the LOC143335391 gene encoding gap junction beta-3 protein-like encodes MNWAFLEGLLSGVNKYSTAFGRIWLAIVFIFRLLVFLVACEKVWGDEQKDFDCNTRQPGCHNVCYDHYFPISYTRLWALQLIFVTCPSFLVTLHVSYRKDRERKHRLKYGENCAPLYDNTGKKRGGLWWTYFFSLLFKIMVDAVFVFLLFYIYEATFFPPLVKCSEEPCPNVVDCYIARPTEKKIFTFFMVATSFVCIFIAVCEISYLCGKRFWECCRGGPPSVRENSFKMTKIPLTGKENSAYNESVQKTSKMVDQGNGEACIQSSAPAYNIAIS; translated from the exons ATGAACTGGGCCTTCCTTGAGGGCCTCCTTAGCGGCGTGAACAAGTACTCCACGGCATTTGGCCGCATCTGGCTCGCCATCGTTTTCATCTTCAGACTCTTGGTCTTCCTGGTGGCCTGTGAGAAGGTCTGGGGTGACGAGCAAAAGGACTTTGATTGCAACACCCGGCAGCCTGGTTGTCACAATGTCTGCTACGACCACTACTTCCCCATCTCCTACACCCGCCTCTGGGCTCTCCAGTTGATCTTTGTGACCTGTCCGTCCTTTCTTGTGACGCTCCATGTGTCCTACCGAAAAGATCGCGAGCGTAAACATCGGCTGAAGTACGGGGAAAACTGTGCCCCTCTGTATGATAACACCGGGAAGAAGCGAGGGGGTCTTTGGTGGACCTACTTCTTTAGTCTGCTCTTTAAGATAATGGtggatgctgtgtttgttttcctgctcttcTACATCTACGAGGCCACATTCTTCCCACCGCTGGTGAAATGCAGCGAAGAGCCTTGTCCCAATGTGGTGGACTGCTACATTGCCAG GCCCACAGAGAAGAAAATATTCACCTTCTTCATGGTGGCGACCAGCTTTGTGTGCATCTTCATCGCTGTTTGTGAGATCTCATACTTGTGTGGGAAGAGGTTCTGGGAGTGTTGCAGAGGAGGACCCCCTTCAGTGAGAGAAAACTCCTTCAAGATGACCAAAATTCCTCTGACTGGGAAGGAGAACTCAGCGTACAACGAATCTGTCCAGAAGACGTCCAAGATGGTGGACCAAGGCAACGGAGAGGCTTGCATACAGAGTTCAGCCCCAGCGTACAACATAGCAATCTCCTGA
- the LOC143335718 gene encoding homeobox-containing protein 1 isoform X2, with amino-acid sequence MRQWCVPAATPRTEPLPGRLSVSPPPSDSRMECCEVEPRYTIEQIDLLQRLRLSGMTKPQIIHALESLERLDPDHRPSHCDSQPAPSNNTPATAAPAPSSSSSSSSSSLSLASATTQTSGLDGAALSPSNSYEASPPPLYPPSVAVQRSFSYDMMGEEEWDLEEKVEEYMRRDSNLVKEEIKTFLNNRRISQAIVGQVTGISQSYISQWLLQQGLEMSDSKRRAFYRWYLLERNNPGLRWSESQHSVSPMPRARGGDRDGTVAGASGSLPNPNTNLNPNPVWSRQRELLMHLLPWYTAAAAAAQAQPGATLSMRSLVKEEPDWRTGIMAGDRAGLVGGPLRLRRGSRFTWRKECQSIMESFFMENQYPDEAKREEIANACNSVIQKPGCKLSEFERVTALKVYNWFANRRKEMKRRANIAAILESHGIEVPSPSCHSNGEEGEMQEFADQVNHRFSEQEETSSLRIVDQQDPSSLATAEVAALPSPTPQVLDQKEEDSKRETVDEE; translated from the exons ATGCGACAGTGGTGTGTCCCCGCCGCGACCCCTCGCACCGAACCACTCCCGGGGCGCCTGTCTGTGTCACCCCCTCCATCAG ATTCCAGGATGGAGTGCTGTGAGGTGGAGCCACGCTACACCATCGAACAGATCGACCTCCTGCAGCGCCTGCGTCTGTCCGGCATGACCAAACCTCAGATCATCCACGCTTTGGAGTCCCTGGAGAGGCTCGACCCGGACCACCGCCCGTCGCACTGTGACTCTCAACCCGCCCCATCAAACAACACCCCCGCCACAGCCGCTCCAGCcccatcctcatcttcatcctcctcctcctcctcgctctctctaGCCTCTGCCACCACGCAGACCTCCGGCCTGGACGGCGCCGCCCTATCCCCCAGCAATAGCTACGAGGCCTCGCCCCCGCCCCTCTACCCTCCCAGCGTGGCCGTTCAGCGGTCGTTCAGCTACGACatgatgggggaggaggagtgggacCTGGAGGAGAAGGTTGAGGAGTACATGAG GAGAGACAGCAACCTGGTGAAAGAAGAGATCAAAACTTTCCTCAACAATCGCAGGATCTCTCAGGCAATCGTAGGCCAAGTTACAG GCATCAGCCAGAGTTACATCTCCCAGTGGTTGCTGCAGCAAGGCCTGGAGATGAGCGACTCCAAACGCAGAGCTTTCTACCGCTGGTACCTGCTGGAGAGGAATAACCCAG GGCTGAGGTGGAGTGAAAGCCAGCACAGCGTGAGTCCCATGCCCAGGGCCAGGGGAGGGGACAGAGACGGCACGGTAGCAGGGGCAAGTGGCAGCCTCCCCAACCCCAACACCAACCTCAACCCCAACCCAGTGtggagcaggcagagagagctgctgatgCACTTGCTGCCGTGgtacactgctgctgcagcagccgcCCAGGCCCAGCCAG GGGCCACCTTATCAATGCGGTCTTTGGTGAAGGAGGAACCTGATTGGAGGACAGGGATCATGGCTGGAGACAGAGCGGGGTTGGTGGGCGGGCCTCTGAGGCTGCGTAGAGGAAGCAGATTCACCTGGAGGAAGGAGTGCCAATCAATCATGGAGAG TTTCTTCATGGAGAACCAGTACCCAGATGAAGCCAAGCGGGAGGAGATCGCCAATGCCTGCAACTCTGTCATTCAGAAACCAG GCTGTAAGCTGTCTGAGTTCGAGCGTGTGACGGCATTAAAGGTGTACAACTGGTTTGCTAACCGTcggaaggagatgaagagaagagCGAATATCG CTGCCATTTTGGAAAGCCATGGAATTGAGGTGCCAAGTCCAAGCTGCCACTCCAatggtgaggagggagagatgcaGGAGTTTGCCGATCAGGTGAACCATCGGTTCTCAGAGCAG GAAGAGACTTCTTCCCTCAGGATTGTTGACCAACAAGACCCCTCCTCATTGGCTACCGCAGAGGTTGCAGCCCTGCCGAGCCCCACCCCTCAGGTCCTGGATCAGAAAGAGGAGGATTCAAAAAGGGAGACTGTGGATGAAGAGTGA
- the LOC143335718 gene encoding homeobox-containing protein 1 isoform X1, whose translation MRQWCVPAATPRTEPLPGRLSVSPPPSDSRMECCEVEPRYTIEQIDLLQRLRLSGMTKPQIIHALESLERLDPDHRPSHCDSQPAPSNNTPATAAPAPSSSSSSSSSSLSLASATTQTSGLDGAALSPSNSYEASPPPLYPPSVAVQRSFSYDMMGEEEWDLEEKVEEYMRRDSNLVKEEIKTFLNNRRISQAIVGQVTGISQSYISQWLLQQGLEMSDSKRRAFYRWYLLERNNPGLRWSESQHSVSPMPRARGGDRDGTVAGASGSLPNPNTNLNPNPVWSRQRELLMHLLPWYTAAAAAAQAQPGATLSMRSLVKEEPDWRTGIMAGDRAGLVGGPLRLRRGSRFTWRKECQSIMESFFMENQYPDEAKREEIANACNSVIQKPGCKLSEFERVTALKVYNWFANRRKEMKRRANIEAAILESHGIEVPSPSCHSNGEEGEMQEFADQVNHRFSEQEETSSLRIVDQQDPSSLATAEVAALPSPTPQVLDQKEEDSKRETVDEE comes from the exons ATGCGACAGTGGTGTGTCCCCGCCGCGACCCCTCGCACCGAACCACTCCCGGGGCGCCTGTCTGTGTCACCCCCTCCATCAG ATTCCAGGATGGAGTGCTGTGAGGTGGAGCCACGCTACACCATCGAACAGATCGACCTCCTGCAGCGCCTGCGTCTGTCCGGCATGACCAAACCTCAGATCATCCACGCTTTGGAGTCCCTGGAGAGGCTCGACCCGGACCACCGCCCGTCGCACTGTGACTCTCAACCCGCCCCATCAAACAACACCCCCGCCACAGCCGCTCCAGCcccatcctcatcttcatcctcctcctcctcctcgctctctctaGCCTCTGCCACCACGCAGACCTCCGGCCTGGACGGCGCCGCCCTATCCCCCAGCAATAGCTACGAGGCCTCGCCCCCGCCCCTCTACCCTCCCAGCGTGGCCGTTCAGCGGTCGTTCAGCTACGACatgatgggggaggaggagtgggacCTGGAGGAGAAGGTTGAGGAGTACATGAG GAGAGACAGCAACCTGGTGAAAGAAGAGATCAAAACTTTCCTCAACAATCGCAGGATCTCTCAGGCAATCGTAGGCCAAGTTACAG GCATCAGCCAGAGTTACATCTCCCAGTGGTTGCTGCAGCAAGGCCTGGAGATGAGCGACTCCAAACGCAGAGCTTTCTACCGCTGGTACCTGCTGGAGAGGAATAACCCAG GGCTGAGGTGGAGTGAAAGCCAGCACAGCGTGAGTCCCATGCCCAGGGCCAGGGGAGGGGACAGAGACGGCACGGTAGCAGGGGCAAGTGGCAGCCTCCCCAACCCCAACACCAACCTCAACCCCAACCCAGTGtggagcaggcagagagagctgctgatgCACTTGCTGCCGTGgtacactgctgctgcagcagccgcCCAGGCCCAGCCAG GGGCCACCTTATCAATGCGGTCTTTGGTGAAGGAGGAACCTGATTGGAGGACAGGGATCATGGCTGGAGACAGAGCGGGGTTGGTGGGCGGGCCTCTGAGGCTGCGTAGAGGAAGCAGATTCACCTGGAGGAAGGAGTGCCAATCAATCATGGAGAG TTTCTTCATGGAGAACCAGTACCCAGATGAAGCCAAGCGGGAGGAGATCGCCAATGCCTGCAACTCTGTCATTCAGAAACCAG GCTGTAAGCTGTCTGAGTTCGAGCGTGTGACGGCATTAAAGGTGTACAACTGGTTTGCTAACCGTcggaaggagatgaagagaagagCGAATATCG AAGCTGCCATTTTGGAAAGCCATGGAATTGAGGTGCCAAGTCCAAGCTGCCACTCCAatggtgaggagggagagatgcaGGAGTTTGCCGATCAGGTGAACCATCGGTTCTCAGAGCAG GAAGAGACTTCTTCCCTCAGGATTGTTGACCAACAAGACCCCTCCTCATTGGCTACCGCAGAGGTTGCAGCCCTGCCGAGCCCCACCCCTCAGGTCCTGGATCAGAAAGAGGAGGATTCAAAAAGGGAGACTGTGGATGAAGAGTGA
- the LOC143335718 gene encoding homeobox-containing protein 1 isoform X4, producing MRQWCVPAATPRTEPLPGRLSVSPPPSDSRMECCEVEPRYTIEQIDLLQRLRLSGMTKPQIIHALESLERLDPDHRPSHCDSQPAPSNNTPATAAPAPSSSSSSSSSSLSLASATTQTSGLDGAALSPSNSYEASPPPLYPPSVAVQRSFSYDMMGEEEWDLEEKVEEYMRRDSNLVKEEIKTFLNNRRISQAIVGQVTGISQSYISQWLLQQGLEMSDSKRRAFYRWYLLERNNPGATLSMRSLVKEEPDWRTGIMAGDRAGLVGGPLRLRRGSRFTWRKECQSIMESFFMENQYPDEAKREEIANACNSVIQKPGCKLSEFERVTALKVYNWFANRRKEMKRRANIAAILESHGIEVPSPSCHSNGEEGEMQEFADQVNHRFSEQEETSSLRIVDQQDPSSLATAEVAALPSPTPQVLDQKEEDSKRETVDEE from the exons ATGCGACAGTGGTGTGTCCCCGCCGCGACCCCTCGCACCGAACCACTCCCGGGGCGCCTGTCTGTGTCACCCCCTCCATCAG ATTCCAGGATGGAGTGCTGTGAGGTGGAGCCACGCTACACCATCGAACAGATCGACCTCCTGCAGCGCCTGCGTCTGTCCGGCATGACCAAACCTCAGATCATCCACGCTTTGGAGTCCCTGGAGAGGCTCGACCCGGACCACCGCCCGTCGCACTGTGACTCTCAACCCGCCCCATCAAACAACACCCCCGCCACAGCCGCTCCAGCcccatcctcatcttcatcctcctcctcctcctcgctctctctaGCCTCTGCCACCACGCAGACCTCCGGCCTGGACGGCGCCGCCCTATCCCCCAGCAATAGCTACGAGGCCTCGCCCCCGCCCCTCTACCCTCCCAGCGTGGCCGTTCAGCGGTCGTTCAGCTACGACatgatgggggaggaggagtgggacCTGGAGGAGAAGGTTGAGGAGTACATGAG GAGAGACAGCAACCTGGTGAAAGAAGAGATCAAAACTTTCCTCAACAATCGCAGGATCTCTCAGGCAATCGTAGGCCAAGTTACAG GCATCAGCCAGAGTTACATCTCCCAGTGGTTGCTGCAGCAAGGCCTGGAGATGAGCGACTCCAAACGCAGAGCTTTCTACCGCTGGTACCTGCTGGAGAGGAATAACCCAG GGGCCACCTTATCAATGCGGTCTTTGGTGAAGGAGGAACCTGATTGGAGGACAGGGATCATGGCTGGAGACAGAGCGGGGTTGGTGGGCGGGCCTCTGAGGCTGCGTAGAGGAAGCAGATTCACCTGGAGGAAGGAGTGCCAATCAATCATGGAGAG TTTCTTCATGGAGAACCAGTACCCAGATGAAGCCAAGCGGGAGGAGATCGCCAATGCCTGCAACTCTGTCATTCAGAAACCAG GCTGTAAGCTGTCTGAGTTCGAGCGTGTGACGGCATTAAAGGTGTACAACTGGTTTGCTAACCGTcggaaggagatgaagagaagagCGAATATCG CTGCCATTTTGGAAAGCCATGGAATTGAGGTGCCAAGTCCAAGCTGCCACTCCAatggtgaggagggagagatgcaGGAGTTTGCCGATCAGGTGAACCATCGGTTCTCAGAGCAG GAAGAGACTTCTTCCCTCAGGATTGTTGACCAACAAGACCCCTCCTCATTGGCTACCGCAGAGGTTGCAGCCCTGCCGAGCCCCACCCCTCAGGTCCTGGATCAGAAAGAGGAGGATTCAAAAAGGGAGACTGTGGATGAAGAGTGA
- the LOC143335718 gene encoding homeobox-containing protein 1 isoform X3 encodes MRQWCVPAATPRTEPLPGRLSVSPPPSDSRMECCEVEPRYTIEQIDLLQRLRLSGMTKPQIIHALESLERLDPDHRPSHCDSQPAPSNNTPATAAPAPSSSSSSSSSSLSLASATTQTSGLDGAALSPSNSYEASPPPLYPPSVAVQRSFSYDMMGEEEWDLEEKVEEYMRRDSNLVKEEIKTFLNNRRISQAIVGQVTGISQSYISQWLLQQGLEMSDSKRRAFYRWYLLERNNPGATLSMRSLVKEEPDWRTGIMAGDRAGLVGGPLRLRRGSRFTWRKECQSIMESFFMENQYPDEAKREEIANACNSVIQKPGCKLSEFERVTALKVYNWFANRRKEMKRRANIEAAILESHGIEVPSPSCHSNGEEGEMQEFADQVNHRFSEQEETSSLRIVDQQDPSSLATAEVAALPSPTPQVLDQKEEDSKRETVDEE; translated from the exons ATGCGACAGTGGTGTGTCCCCGCCGCGACCCCTCGCACCGAACCACTCCCGGGGCGCCTGTCTGTGTCACCCCCTCCATCAG ATTCCAGGATGGAGTGCTGTGAGGTGGAGCCACGCTACACCATCGAACAGATCGACCTCCTGCAGCGCCTGCGTCTGTCCGGCATGACCAAACCTCAGATCATCCACGCTTTGGAGTCCCTGGAGAGGCTCGACCCGGACCACCGCCCGTCGCACTGTGACTCTCAACCCGCCCCATCAAACAACACCCCCGCCACAGCCGCTCCAGCcccatcctcatcttcatcctcctcctcctcctcgctctctctaGCCTCTGCCACCACGCAGACCTCCGGCCTGGACGGCGCCGCCCTATCCCCCAGCAATAGCTACGAGGCCTCGCCCCCGCCCCTCTACCCTCCCAGCGTGGCCGTTCAGCGGTCGTTCAGCTACGACatgatgggggaggaggagtgggacCTGGAGGAGAAGGTTGAGGAGTACATGAG GAGAGACAGCAACCTGGTGAAAGAAGAGATCAAAACTTTCCTCAACAATCGCAGGATCTCTCAGGCAATCGTAGGCCAAGTTACAG GCATCAGCCAGAGTTACATCTCCCAGTGGTTGCTGCAGCAAGGCCTGGAGATGAGCGACTCCAAACGCAGAGCTTTCTACCGCTGGTACCTGCTGGAGAGGAATAACCCAG GGGCCACCTTATCAATGCGGTCTTTGGTGAAGGAGGAACCTGATTGGAGGACAGGGATCATGGCTGGAGACAGAGCGGGGTTGGTGGGCGGGCCTCTGAGGCTGCGTAGAGGAAGCAGATTCACCTGGAGGAAGGAGTGCCAATCAATCATGGAGAG TTTCTTCATGGAGAACCAGTACCCAGATGAAGCCAAGCGGGAGGAGATCGCCAATGCCTGCAACTCTGTCATTCAGAAACCAG GCTGTAAGCTGTCTGAGTTCGAGCGTGTGACGGCATTAAAGGTGTACAACTGGTTTGCTAACCGTcggaaggagatgaagagaagagCGAATATCG AAGCTGCCATTTTGGAAAGCCATGGAATTGAGGTGCCAAGTCCAAGCTGCCACTCCAatggtgaggagggagagatgcaGGAGTTTGCCGATCAGGTGAACCATCGGTTCTCAGAGCAG GAAGAGACTTCTTCCCTCAGGATTGTTGACCAACAAGACCCCTCCTCATTGGCTACCGCAGAGGTTGCAGCCCTGCCGAGCCCCACCCCTCAGGTCCTGGATCAGAAAGAGGAGGATTCAAAAAGGGAGACTGTGGATGAAGAGTGA